One Onychostoma macrolepis isolate SWU-2019 chromosome 10, ASM1243209v1, whole genome shotgun sequence genomic region harbors:
- the LOC131547699 gene encoding uncharacterized protein LOC131547699 isoform X1, translated as MRDLLESSPDNSPSPHKCSPALFMPGTHDWDEVADKHEEEMTTLSSFIVAFFLLGFSCSSRSESCVAGNVSLSVSVSNNSKLLVDWNSGSKQTTQCALLISTEGRQEIQIHLLPRSGSLLLENMTDNGKHSFLCTCFEQSQGLLCSKNISFVMGPVSAPPLVLMSNTQSSASYISMRWLSSSVFGTTLATFVIILIYIIYRRWTGNGVFQLHLR; from the exons ATGAGAGATCTTCTAGAAAGCTCTCCAGATAATTCTCCATCCCCTCACAAGTGTTCACCGGCTCTATTTATGCCTG GTACACATGACTGGGATGAAGTCGCTGACAAACACGAAGAAGAGATGACGactttgtcatcatttattgtCGCCTTTTTCCTTCTAGGATTCTCTTGTTCTTCACGGAGCGAGAGTTGTGTCG CAGGTAACGTCAGTTTGTCAGTGTCTGTCAGCAATAACTCGAAGCTGCTGGTTGACTGGAACAGCGGGAGCAAACAGACGACCCAATGTGCTCTGCTCATCTCAACCGAAGGAAGACAGGAGATACAGATACACCTTTTACCAAG gtctgGATCGCTCCTGCTGGAAAACATGACAGACAATGGCAAACACTCCTTCTTATGCACTTGTTTTGAACAATCTCAGGGACTCCTGTGCTCCAAGAACATAAGCTTTGTAATGG GCCCTGTCTCTGCACCGCCTCTGGTCCTGATGTCAAATACTCAAAGCTCTGCCAGTTACATCAGCAT gAGATGGTTGAGCAGCAGTGTGTTTGGAACGACTTTAGCGACATTCGTCATTATTCTAATCTACATTATATACAGAAGATGGACGGGGAACGGTGTCTTCCAACTGCATCTGAGATAA
- the LOC131547699 gene encoding uncharacterized protein LOC131547699 isoform X2, translated as MRDLLESSPDNSPSPHKCSPALFMPGFSCSSRSESCVAGNVSLSVSVSNNSKLLVDWNSGSKQTTQCALLISTEGRQEIQIHLLPRSGSLLLENMTDNGKHSFLCTCFEQSQGLLCSKNISFVMGPVSAPPLVLMSNTQSSASYISMRWLSSSVFGTTLATFVIILIYIIYRRWTGNGVFQLHLR; from the exons ATGAGAGATCTTCTAGAAAGCTCTCCAGATAATTCTCCATCCCCTCACAAGTGTTCACCGGCTCTATTTATGCCTG GATTCTCTTGTTCTTCACGGAGCGAGAGTTGTGTCG CAGGTAACGTCAGTTTGTCAGTGTCTGTCAGCAATAACTCGAAGCTGCTGGTTGACTGGAACAGCGGGAGCAAACAGACGACCCAATGTGCTCTGCTCATCTCAACCGAAGGAAGACAGGAGATACAGATACACCTTTTACCAAG gtctgGATCGCTCCTGCTGGAAAACATGACAGACAATGGCAAACACTCCTTCTTATGCACTTGTTTTGAACAATCTCAGGGACTCCTGTGCTCCAAGAACATAAGCTTTGTAATGG GCCCTGTCTCTGCACCGCCTCTGGTCCTGATGTCAAATACTCAAAGCTCTGCCAGTTACATCAGCAT gAGATGGTTGAGCAGCAGTGTGTTTGGAACGACTTTAGCGACATTCGTCATTATTCTAATCTACATTATATACAGAAGATGGACGGGGAACGGTGTCTTCCAACTGCATCTGAGATAA